The sequence AGATATCAGAAAGCCTAGAAGAAGACTAAAGATGAGAGTGTATACCAGAGTCAACGCATAGCCTCCAAGAGTATCTTCTCCTTGGCAGGACAAGGGTCTCAACTCATCGAGTGGAAACGCATTGTTCATATATCCATCGAAAGCATGATAAAACATCTCCCGTACCTACACTCAACAAGTACAAGGCATCATCAAAATTAGGTGATCTCAGCTACTGTAGCTACTATAATAATGTCATTCTCAAGAGGCTCAAGAAGTTATTTTCAGAGACAATCAACACCAGTTGAGTAACTAACAGGTCAAGTCTCAAAATCAAGATCTTGTCTGTTGAGGGAAAGGCTTACCTCGTCTCTAAGCTGTTTAGCTTCATGAGGGTTAACACCTTCGGCGGAAACTCCAAGATCACGAACCAAACTTGAAAGCGTCAGAGAGATGAAGATGGCATAACAAAGCCCCCACCTCAACTTGTTTGATTCCATCAAAATCATTTCTTTTTcacaataataaatatatataataaaaaatcagattctGTGTGTGTGTGGAATGAATCTGAGACAGCCCTTTGATCTATTTGTCCGAGAGGATTCAACTGCGGTCATGCGGTGCCCTCTCTCCCCTTCAATTCAATCCAGATTCAAtcttttgctttttctttttcctttttcgttttctttttaatttttatttctttttaaccATTAATTATTTAGTGAAAGAAAAACGAATTGATTAAGTAGATTATGATAAGTGTGATATAACATAAATTCATTTAATGAGTTGCACCGGCATCAGCACATGCTAATTTTACTAAATGCTTGTTTTTGGTGTACCTTACTTACTAAATGGAGTTAATCTCCATGTTTTTGGTGTAACTTACTAAGGGCATGGTTAACTCCGGTCTCTTAGCCGAGATTTTAaactcatgatttgacatttttttaacACTTTTTGGCTGAGAAACGGCTCTTAGATCATGATTATCAGTGAAACTTGTTTTAGGtttcttaaattttgttttgtctgatttaaaaataaaaagagaaccAATTGCGGACCGCCACATGTCAGTAGGACCTGCAAACAGTACAAAAAAACTGCCCAAAGTCGATCCTTATCTCGTGACTTCTGCAACCGATTTTTAAAAAACACGCGGGACCCATGCCTTTAAAACCCCATTAGTATACTGCAATAATTATGactttatatttcttatttaagagacggttcttaacttttcttagttaaaCTAATAACCGTTTTTTATCCAAAGCTAAGAATCTCATTTAAGAGATTaggattaatcatggtctaaaTGTTgtctaataaattaattaatgtctAACCTCCCCCCAGAAAAAATGTCGAAAAATATACATTGGAACTGTTTTATAAGTCTGAAAAAAGTAATATGGGTTGCTTAAAGTTACCGAGCATGATGCACATGATACAGCGAGTTAGGCAAAATAAGATGATACACATGAGTGGATTTGAAACATAATGTTAAATTTCAAGTAGTCACACCAACCTCACTTTGTCTAACAAATGGATCCAACCTCCACCCAACAAGCTCAAGTGCATAGAAGGTGGTTATGGATATCAGTTTTGAGAGACCAGAATGGTAGTTTATCGTGGATGGGAGCTAGAGTTGTCCCCAAGGAAGGCTTATTCTTAAAATACAACTGCCGTTACCAAAGAGTTATTTAAGAATCCGACCCCTGAGGTTTTGGTAGAGGCAAAGAAAGTGACAGGTGAGGTGGTTTGATCGCTGTACAATAACAGTTAAAAAGATGCATTTTTCACTTAGAAGATTACGAGATAGTGTTCCATTCAAGAAATGGAAACAGAAAGGCCAAAACAGCGTCCCGAAACACTGCTTTATGACGCAGCTCTCTGTCTCAATGAAAAGAAGTCGCCTAGCTTGATCCTTGTCTTGGTCCACTATGTCAAACTTTCAAGTATCTTAAGTGAAGAcattgatttgattttttcaCAGAGGTTCAAAAGGGACTTCAGACTTTACACCAAAAGTTTATAGGGTTTACAACTTTCCATTTCAAAAGCAAAAGGCAACCAAACATCTGTCTCTCAGCATTTCATGACCACaccaaaatctatatatatgtaatgcaTTAGATCCAATCAGTGAGACCGCTGCAGCAAGAAAGAATCAGGCGAACGTAGCTGAGAAACCCGATCACGCCTGCAAAAACAGCAAGCAGAGGGCTCAACCTTTATGTTTACAATTACAAGTAAAAGAACATAAATTTGAAGAGACGGTTTCATTATTCAGAGAACCTTTTATCATTCAAAAAATTAGTAAACTGACctgttgcttcttcttctttggccgTCTCTTCCTTTTGGGTTTATGAGCATCGGAATTGGAGCTCAGGTTGCTACTCTGACTGCTATAAGAAGTTGCGTCAGCACCCCTGGCATTATATAAAGATTCACTTCTTCTGTTTGAAGTGTTTCTCGAGGATGATGGCATTGAAGTGTTTCTCGAGGATGATGGCATCTCATTCCTCTGCATAGACGAGCTCTTCCTAGCATTTGGTCCAAACCTTGCTTGTGGTGGTGGCATTAGAGCCCTGTCCGAGTTTTGCTTCTACAAGATTTCAAAACATTTGAATTTGTAAATCAGAGTTGGTCATAGAAACAATGTTTTTTAGGGAAAAGTGGCATCACCAATAATGAGTCTCAATCATTTTTCTACTACACTTCAAACATCCACtatgtttcagttttttttctttaatatcaAGAAAGCTCATCATACCTGGTTCCTTTCATCACTAGACATGCCAGATGTTGCTCTACTAGAAGCAGCCTCCCTGAGAAAATGTAGATTTATAGTCAGAAACTAAAGAGTAAGGTATCCCACATTTACTAAGACCTACTTTGTGCTTTTATCAGTCAATTCATCATCTGCGTCAGCTTCATCGCTTGAGCTCCCTTTGTCAAAGAAATCATCATCACTAAGTTCCAGAAGACCATCATCTTCACTCCCCGTCTCTGTTTGTCCACATTACAAAGTTAACATAAATCATCATTATTTAATATAGTTACAAATAAATAAGCAAATCATGTGTACCTTCTAACTCTTTCCCACTAGCAGCAGCAACAATAATATTGGCTTTGATCTGCTTCCGCATTTTACTTCTCCGCTCAATCACTTCTGAATCCTCAGCTCCAGTAAACAGAGATACGTACTTCTCATTCTTGGGAAAGaactacaaaataaaaaaaataaaaaatacattaatgcAACTAAGCTCATTCTAATTCATAACGAAAACAAACTTATCAGAGCTAATTTACCCTAACATATTCAAGATCTTCTTTGAGTTTACAGAGTTGCTCAGCTACGTCCACAGGAGCAGATGAAGTACGTTGTAGCTTCTCAAGACGTCTGATGCTCCTTTCGATCTTTCTCCGCTCTAATTCAAGAAACAAAGTTGTAAATTTGGGAGACAGacagcaaaataaaaaaaaaagtaaaaacggGGACTTACCAAAGAAGCGAATCTTTCGGTTCCTGAGGAATACTTTACGTTCAACAGCAAGACGAGTGTGGTCATCTTGCTGCTTCTTCAGATACTCCAACTTGTGTTTTAGAGTCTCTTTGACTTCACGAGGCAAATCCTACAAACACAATTGAATAGCCAAATTACGGCTGGATATTTAatagagaggagagagagagagagagagagagagagagagtgactTTGCGAAGAAAGCGTTCAACAGAACGCATCTGGTTCTTGAGAGAGACAATCTTAGGTTTCTTCTCGACGCGTAATCCTTTCGACCTCCTGCTGCCGCTT comes from Brassica rapa cultivar Chiifu-401-42 chromosome A02, CAAS_Brap_v3.01, whole genome shotgun sequence and encodes:
- the LOC103848827 gene encoding rRNA-processing protein EFG1; its protein translation is MAHGGYAKRRVSEPNNTAGSGSRRSKGLRVEKKPKIVSLKNQMRSVERFLRKDLPREVKETLKHKLEYLKKQQDDHTRLAVERKVFLRNRKIRFFERRKIERSIRRLEKLQRTSSAPVDVAEQLCKLKEDLEYVRFFPKNEKYVSLFTGAEDSEVIERRSKMRKQIKANIIVAAASGKELEETGSEDDGLLELSDDDFFDKGSSSDEADADDELTDKSTKEAASSRATSGMSSDERNQKQNSDRALMPPPQARFGPNARKSSSMQRNEMPSSSRNTSMPSSSRNTSNRRSESLYNARGADATSYSSQSSNLSSNSDAHKPKRKRRPKKKKQQA